A stretch of DNA from Acinetobacter sp. C26M:
ATGAGGCAGCATTACCGCTTAAAATCTTACTCATGATTGGCGGCACCTTTGCTGTTCAAAACAGTATTTTGTTCTGGGCTTCAGGTCACCGTACCCATCACCGCCATGTCGATGATGTTGATGAAGACCCGTATTCAATCAAACGTGGCTTTTGGTATGCACATTTAGGTTGGATGATTCGCGATCACTCCCCATCTAAACCAGATTTTAAAAATGCACCTGATTTGCTCAATGACAAATTAGTGATGTTCCAACACAACTACTATGTGCCAATGGTGATCGCAGTTCACGTTGGTGTATTAGGCTTGATTGGTTGGGCGACAGGCGATATCTGGGGTGTAATTTTACTCGGTGGTTTATTACGTTTGATCATCAGCCATCATGTCACCTTCTTTATCAACTCACTATGCCATATGTGGGGCAAACGTCCTTATACTGATGAAAATACAGCGCGTGACAACTTCGTGTTAGCTATTTTCACTTGGGGTGAGGGTTATCATAACTACCACCACATTTTCCAATACGATTATCGTAACGGGGTGAAATGGTGGCAATATGATCCAACCAAATGGTTGATTTGGACCAGCTCTAAACTTGGTTTAGCAAAAAATTTACGTCGTATTCCGAGCTTTAATATCAAAAAAGCAGAGCTTGCGATGAAGTTCAAATATGCTGAACGTGACTTGGCAATTTATGGTCATGATGTGAATACTGACATCGTGCAAATGAAACAACGTATCGCACAAGAATATGAAGCTTTCACCCATACTTTAAATGATTGGGCTAAGCTGAAAGAACAAGAGCTTCAAGCGAAGAAAGCAGCGATGGCTGAAAAGATCCATCAAATGGACCATAAACTGAAAGTTGATTTCCAATTGCTTGAACATCGCTTAAGTCACCATCGTGAATGTTTAGAAACCTTGATGCGCAATATCAAAAAAGCGCCTGTTTCTGAATAAGCGATCGATAACTAAAAATGGCCTCAAGAGAGGCCATTTTTTATGCCTGTTCATCTATCTTTCCCCCTCCTTCCGATTCCCCATTTCACACTAATTTTTGCTATAGTCATGATTCAGCTCTCTCTGATGTTTCAGTTATGCAATTCAATTCCCGCTATGCTTCCCTCAATCCTAAGCTCTATCACCAGCAGCAGCCAAGTCCATTGCGTGGTGCTAAAGCAGGTCATTTTAATGAAGCATTGGCTGATGAATTGCAGTGGAGCGAAGAAGATAAAGCCAACTGGGTTGAAATCTGTAGCGGACAAAAAACCTTTGCTGAATTTCCCCCACTCGCCATGGTCTATGCAGGCCATCAGTTTGGGCAATGGGCTGGACAGTTAGGAGATGGCCGCGGTTTGTTGATCGGGCAAATCCTAAATAAACAAGGTGAAACGATTGATCTACATCTCAAAGGTGCAGGTTCAACCCCCTACTCGCGTATGGGTGATGGTCGTGCCGTCCTACGTTCAGTGATTCGTGAATATTTAGCGGGTCATGCATTGAATGCCCTTGGCGTTGCATCAAGTCATGCGG
This window harbors:
- a CDS encoding acyl-CoA desaturase, which produces MTSAPLKKAPINWTASITLIGTPILAAILIPLYAYYYDFSVSAWVSMIFLLALSSLGITAGYHRLWAHRAYEAALPLKILLMIGGTFAVQNSILFWASGHRTHHRHVDDVDEDPYSIKRGFWYAHLGWMIRDHSPSKPDFKNAPDLLNDKLVMFQHNYYVPMVIAVHVGVLGLIGWATGDIWGVILLGGLLRLIISHHVTFFINSLCHMWGKRPYTDENTARDNFVLAIFTWGEGYHNYHHIFQYDYRNGVKWWQYDPTKWLIWTSSKLGLAKNLRRIPSFNIKKAELAMKFKYAERDLAIYGHDVNTDIVQMKQRIAQEYEAFTHTLNDWAKLKEQELQAKKAAMAEKIHQMDHKLKVDFQLLEHRLSHHRECLETLMRNIKKAPVSE